In one window of Deltaproteobacteria bacterium DNA:
- a CDS encoding helix-turn-helix transcriptional regulator, with amino-acid sequence METLGYRIRKIRELLSLNQSELAIRMGLGGPTVISKYEKNQVEPNISTLTKISELGAGIFKSGKISLDWLLTGEGEMQKQEKLGNEDTELTELIEKIRYIWRYGGFEEEVRLRGTAEKLYNLVLKNRQKEEEEQKEDDY; translated from the coding sequence ATGGAAACTTTAGGATATAGAATTAGAAAAATAAGGGAATTGTTAAGTTTAAATCAATCTGAACTTGCAATAAGGATGGGGCTTGGAGGTCCTACTGTTATTAGTAAGTATGAAAAAAATCAGGTTGAGCCAAATATATCTACATTAACAAAAATATCTGAATTAGGAGCAGGTATATTTAAATCAGGCAAAATATCCCTTGACTGGCTCCTTACTGGTGAAGGAGAGATGCAGAAGCAGGAGAAATTAGGGAATGAAGACACTGAACTTACAGAGCTAATTGAAAAAATTAGATATATATGGAGATACGGGGGGTTTGAGGAAGAAGTAAGATTGAGGGGAACCGCAGAAAAACTCTATAATCTAGTGTTGAAGAATCGGCAAAAAGAGGAAGAAGAACAAAAAGAAGATGACTATTGA